A genomic stretch from Oreochromis niloticus isolate F11D_XX linkage group LG11, O_niloticus_UMD_NMBU, whole genome shotgun sequence includes:
- the LOC100697778 gene encoding metastasis suppressor protein 1 isoform X3, translating into MEAVIEKECSALGGLFQTVIADMKSSYPIWEDFITKAGKLQSQLRATVVAVAAFLDAFQKVADLATNSRGGTRDIGSALTRMCMRHRSIEAKLKQFSAGFLEGLINPVQEQMEEWKRGVNTLDKDHAKEYKRARQEIKKKSSDTLKLQKKAKKADNFGRGDIQPQLDSAMQDVSDKYILLEETEKQALRKALIEERQRFCCFVAMLRPIVDEEISMLGEVTHLQTISEDLKALTSDPHKLPPASEQVILDLKGSDYGWSYQTPPSSPSTTMSRKSSMCSSLNSVNSSDSRGSSGSHSHSPSSSSSSSSSHHLFHHHHPRHRYRSSTLPQQTPARLPSISSHDSGFISSSQDQYTLSKSSSPLPAEKKACPTSSSSEMSETGLLHSDCSTPSSLADTTAPPPSTDKLSNGFDHYSPASSPYLHSNGGSLGSVSNTAFPFFPPSSSTSTSCPTRSWSRPASALLPDYPPYCTLGSPMMPSSRVPSWKDWAKPGPYDQPMVNTLRRKKDKESPAVVDTNGSMNCDNSPPSAQTAAPAALQTPSQSALVQDKNRNTPAAVRAGDIEAQDDLALALSRGLELDTQRSSRDSIQCSSGYSTQTNTPCCSEDTIPSQVSDYDYFSMAGDPESEQQQSDFDKSSTIPRNSDITQSYRRMFQAKRPASTAGLPSSQVPYPGPGAYHMGPYPSTPIHTGAYPSTPTAQYPPTPTGHGPVIVTPGVATIRRTPSSKPSGRRSGSVTGTGPIPIRTPVVPVKIPTVPDMPGAVNGNRGEEMGGREESPCSPTFGGGEDPGTLPMASWSGQATTNPPNLPNYVSQQHLQSEMRQEGGGEDSGEQEGDMLMAIRKGVKLKRTFTNDRSAPRIA; encoded by the exons GTGGCACAAGAGACATTGGATCAGCATTGACCCGGATGTGTATGAGACATCGCAGCATAGAGGCTAAACTCAAACAGTTCTCCGC GGGCTTCCTTGAGGGTCTGATCAACCCTGTACAAGAACAGATGGAGGAGTGGAAAAGAGGAGTCAACACTTTGGACAAGGACCATGCAAAAG AGTACAAAAGAGCTCGGCAGGAAATTAAGAAGAAGTCATCGGACACGCTGAAACttcaaaagaaagcaaaaaaag CTGATAATTTCG GTCGTGGTGATATCCAGCCACAGTTGGACAGCGCCATGCAGGATGTCAGTGACAAATACATTCTGCTGGAAGAGACGGAGAAGCAGGCCCTGAGGAAGGCTCTTATagaggagagacagagattttgctgttttgtagcCATGCTGCGGCCTATAGTG GATGAGGAGATTTCTATGTTGGGAGAGGTTACCCATCTCCAGACCATCTCTGAGGACCTCAAAGCCTTGACCTCAGACCCACACAAGCTTCCCCCTGCGAGTGAACAG GTGATCTTGGACTTGAAGGGCTCAGACTATGGTTGGTCATATCAAACTCCGCCCTCATCCCCCAGCACCACCATGTCCAGGAAGTCTAGCATGTGCAG TAGTCTGAACAGCGTTAACAGTAGTGACTCCAGGGGATCCAGTGGCTCTCACTCTCAttctccttcctcctcttcttcctcctcttcctcacaccaCCTCTTCCACCACCATCACCCTCGCCATCGATACCGCAGCTCCACGCTACCCCAGCAGACCCCAGCTCGGCTTCCTAGCATCTCCTCCCACGACTCGGGCTTCATTTCTTCATCACAAGACCAGTACACATTATCCAAGTCGTCCTCGCCACTGCCAGCTGAAAAAAAG GCTTGTCCCACTTCCAGCTCCTCTGAGATGTCAGAGACAGGGCTGCTGCATAGTGACTGCAGCACCCCTTCTTCACTAGCAGATACTACTGCACCTCCGCCCTCTACTGACAAG ttgtCCAATGGTTTCGACCACTACAGCCCAGCCAGTTCCCCCTACCTGCATAGCAACGGGGGCAGTTTGGGCTCAGTGTCAAACACTGCCTTCCCCttcttccctccctcctcctcaaCCTCCACCTCCTGCCCCACTCGTTCATGGTCACGTCCTGCATCGGCCTTGCTGCCAGACTACCCTCCCTACTGCACATTGGGTTCCCCCATGATGCCTTCATCACGAGTCCCCAGCTGGAAG gactGGGCGAAGCCTGGGCCTTATGACCAGCCTATGGTCAACACGTTACGGAGAAAGAAAGACAAGGAGAGTCCAGCTGTGGTGGACACTAATGGGAGTATGAACTGTGATAATAGCCCTCCCTCTGCCCAGACCGCAGCTCCAGCTGCATTGCAAACACCAAGCCAATCAGCATTAGTGCAAGACAAGAACAGGAACACACCTGCAGCTGTCAGG GCCGGGGATATCGAGGCCCAGGATGATCTGGCTCTGGCCTTATCCAGAGGTCTGGAACTGGACACCCAGAGGTCTAGTAGAGACTCTATCCAGTGCTCCAGTGGCTACAGCACACAGACCAACACACCCTGCTGCTCTGAGGATACTATACCATCACAAG TATCAGACTACGACTACTTTTCAATGGCTGGAGACCCAGAGTCTGAGCAGCAGCAGTCTGACTTTGATAAGTCCTCCACCATCCCCAGAAACAGTGATATCACTCAGTCTTACAGACGTATGTTCCAGGCCAAACGCCCAGCCTCCACAGCGGGGCTACCCAGCAGTCAGGTTCCTTATCCTGGCCCGGGGGCCTACCACATGGGGCCTTATCCCTCCACACCAATCCACACAGGCGCTTATCCATCTACTCCTACTGCACAGTATCCCCCTACACCTACAG GCCACGGCCCAGTTATTGTCACCCCTGGAGTTGCCACAATCCGCCGCACGCCTTCATCAAAACCTTCTGGCCGCCGTTCGGGCTCCGTTACGGGTACAGGCCCCATTCCCATTCGCACTCCTGTCGTTCCTGTAAAGATCCCCACGGTGCCTGATATGCCAGGAGCTGTTAATGGGAACAGAGGCGAGGAGATGGGAGGCAGAGAAGAATCCCCCTGTTCTCCAACATTTGGAGGAGGGGAGGATCCCGGCACATTACCCATGGCGTCCTGGAGCGGTCAGGCCACAACCAACCCTCCCAATCTACCCAACTATGTGAGCCAGCAGCACCTTCAGAGTGAGATGAgacaggagggaggaggagaggattCAGGAGAGCAAGAAGGAGACATGCTGATGGCCATCCGCAAAGGGGTCAAGCTCAAGAGAACCTTCACTAACGATCGCTCTGCACCACGGATCGCGTGA
- the LOC100697778 gene encoding metastasis suppressor protein 1 isoform X4: MEAVIEKECSALGGLFQTVIADMKSSYPIWEDFITKAGKLQSQLRATVVAVAAFLDAFQKVADLATNSRGGTRDIGSALTRMCMRHRSIEAKLKQFSAGFLEGLINPVQEQMEEWKRGVNTLDKDHAKEYKRARQEIKKKSSDTLKLQKKAKKGRGDIQPQLDSAMQDVSDKYILLEETEKQALRKALIEERQRFCCFVAMLRPIVDEEISMLGEVTHLQTISEDLKALTSDPHKLPPASEQVILDLKGSDYGWSYQTPPSSPSTTMSRKSSMCSSLNSVNSSDSRGSSGSHSHSPSSSSSSSSSHHLFHHHHPRHRYRSSTLPQQTPARLPSISSHDSGFISSSQDQYTLSKSSSPLPAEKKACPTSSSSEMSETGLLHSDCSTPSSLADTTAPPPSTDKLSNGFDHYSPASSPYLHSNGGSLGSVSNTAFPFFPPSSSTSTSCPTRSWSRPASALLPDYPPYCTLGSPMMPSSRVPSWKDWAKPGPYDQPMVNTLRRKKDKESPAVVDTNGSMNCDNSPPSAQTAAPAALQTPSQSALVQDKNRNTPAAVRAGDIEAQDDLALALSRGLELDTQRSSRDSIQCSSGYSTQTNTPCCSEDTIPSQVSDYDYFSMAGDPESEQQQSDFDKSSTIPRNSDITQSYRRMFQAKRPASTAGLPSSQVPYPGPGAYHMGPYPSTPIHTGAYPSTPTAQYPPTPTGHGPVIVTPGVATIRRTPSSKPSGRRSGSVTGTGPIPIRTPVVPVKIPTVPDMPGAVNGNRGEEMGGREESPCSPTFGGGEDPGTLPMASWSGQATTNPPNLPNYVSQQHLQSEMRQEGGGEDSGEQEGDMLMAIRKGVKLKRTFTNDRSAPRIA, encoded by the exons GTGGCACAAGAGACATTGGATCAGCATTGACCCGGATGTGTATGAGACATCGCAGCATAGAGGCTAAACTCAAACAGTTCTCCGC GGGCTTCCTTGAGGGTCTGATCAACCCTGTACAAGAACAGATGGAGGAGTGGAAAAGAGGAGTCAACACTTTGGACAAGGACCATGCAAAAG AGTACAAAAGAGCTCGGCAGGAAATTAAGAAGAAGTCATCGGACACGCTGAAACttcaaaagaaagcaaaaaaag GTCGTGGTGATATCCAGCCACAGTTGGACAGCGCCATGCAGGATGTCAGTGACAAATACATTCTGCTGGAAGAGACGGAGAAGCAGGCCCTGAGGAAGGCTCTTATagaggagagacagagattttgctgttttgtagcCATGCTGCGGCCTATAGTG GATGAGGAGATTTCTATGTTGGGAGAGGTTACCCATCTCCAGACCATCTCTGAGGACCTCAAAGCCTTGACCTCAGACCCACACAAGCTTCCCCCTGCGAGTGAACAG GTGATCTTGGACTTGAAGGGCTCAGACTATGGTTGGTCATATCAAACTCCGCCCTCATCCCCCAGCACCACCATGTCCAGGAAGTCTAGCATGTGCAG TAGTCTGAACAGCGTTAACAGTAGTGACTCCAGGGGATCCAGTGGCTCTCACTCTCAttctccttcctcctcttcttcctcctcttcctcacaccaCCTCTTCCACCACCATCACCCTCGCCATCGATACCGCAGCTCCACGCTACCCCAGCAGACCCCAGCTCGGCTTCCTAGCATCTCCTCCCACGACTCGGGCTTCATTTCTTCATCACAAGACCAGTACACATTATCCAAGTCGTCCTCGCCACTGCCAGCTGAAAAAAAG GCTTGTCCCACTTCCAGCTCCTCTGAGATGTCAGAGACAGGGCTGCTGCATAGTGACTGCAGCACCCCTTCTTCACTAGCAGATACTACTGCACCTCCGCCCTCTACTGACAAG ttgtCCAATGGTTTCGACCACTACAGCCCAGCCAGTTCCCCCTACCTGCATAGCAACGGGGGCAGTTTGGGCTCAGTGTCAAACACTGCCTTCCCCttcttccctccctcctcctcaaCCTCCACCTCCTGCCCCACTCGTTCATGGTCACGTCCTGCATCGGCCTTGCTGCCAGACTACCCTCCCTACTGCACATTGGGTTCCCCCATGATGCCTTCATCACGAGTCCCCAGCTGGAAG gactGGGCGAAGCCTGGGCCTTATGACCAGCCTATGGTCAACACGTTACGGAGAAAGAAAGACAAGGAGAGTCCAGCTGTGGTGGACACTAATGGGAGTATGAACTGTGATAATAGCCCTCCCTCTGCCCAGACCGCAGCTCCAGCTGCATTGCAAACACCAAGCCAATCAGCATTAGTGCAAGACAAGAACAGGAACACACCTGCAGCTGTCAGG GCCGGGGATATCGAGGCCCAGGATGATCTGGCTCTGGCCTTATCCAGAGGTCTGGAACTGGACACCCAGAGGTCTAGTAGAGACTCTATCCAGTGCTCCAGTGGCTACAGCACACAGACCAACACACCCTGCTGCTCTGAGGATACTATACCATCACAAG TATCAGACTACGACTACTTTTCAATGGCTGGAGACCCAGAGTCTGAGCAGCAGCAGTCTGACTTTGATAAGTCCTCCACCATCCCCAGAAACAGTGATATCACTCAGTCTTACAGACGTATGTTCCAGGCCAAACGCCCAGCCTCCACAGCGGGGCTACCCAGCAGTCAGGTTCCTTATCCTGGCCCGGGGGCCTACCACATGGGGCCTTATCCCTCCACACCAATCCACACAGGCGCTTATCCATCTACTCCTACTGCACAGTATCCCCCTACACCTACAG GCCACGGCCCAGTTATTGTCACCCCTGGAGTTGCCACAATCCGCCGCACGCCTTCATCAAAACCTTCTGGCCGCCGTTCGGGCTCCGTTACGGGTACAGGCCCCATTCCCATTCGCACTCCTGTCGTTCCTGTAAAGATCCCCACGGTGCCTGATATGCCAGGAGCTGTTAATGGGAACAGAGGCGAGGAGATGGGAGGCAGAGAAGAATCCCCCTGTTCTCCAACATTTGGAGGAGGGGAGGATCCCGGCACATTACCCATGGCGTCCTGGAGCGGTCAGGCCACAACCAACCCTCCCAATCTACCCAACTATGTGAGCCAGCAGCACCTTCAGAGTGAGATGAgacaggagggaggaggagaggattCAGGAGAGCAAGAAGGAGACATGCTGATGGCCATCCGCAAAGGGGTCAAGCTCAAGAGAACCTTCACTAACGATCGCTCTGCACCACGGATCGCGTGA